One Acutalibacter muris DNA window includes the following coding sequences:
- the rpmF gene encoding 50S ribosomal protein L32: MAVPKRKLSSARKNKRRSNVWKLQAPALMKCPQCGEYKSPHRVCSHCGFYNSRKVVEVKGA, encoded by the coding sequence ATGGCGGTACCCAAGAGAAAATTGTCCAGCGCCCGCAAGAACAAGCGGCGCTCCAACGTGTGGAAGCTTCAGGCCCCCGCGCTGATGAAGTGCCCCCAGTGCGGCGAGTATAAGTCTCCCCACCGTGTCTGCTCACACTGCGGTTTCTATAACAGCCGAAAAGTGGTCGAAGTAAAAGGCGCGTAA
- a CDS encoding DUF512 domain-containing protein, translating to MVRIKGVEAGSRAFRAGIRSGDRLISINGHEIGDILDYRFFETERELALILERDGREYRLELIKPRYAELGLEFESYLMDRERSCRNKCVFCFIDQLPKGMRETLYFKDDDDRLSFLFGNYITLTNIDDREVDRILQMHISPINVSVHTMDRELRCRMMNNRFAGESLRHLYRLAQGDIKLNCQIVLCPGLNDGEALEFTLRELYGLGGSLQSVACVPVGLTRYREGLYPLIPFDRETAGAALDIIEGWGDKGKAQRGARTVYASDELYILAGRELPPLEFYEDFPQIENGVGMLRDLEDSFMWALEEAGELELSSPRHVTIPTGECGYAFLNKMLDVLRDRCHNLCIDLVPITNDFFGGTVNVTGLLTGGDICKQLAGRELGDQVLIANNMLRAGEDVFLDDMTLSGLSERLGVPAVRVGGSGEELFAAVMGFEQSGEAGHDPYEYKSWEV from the coding sequence ATGGTGCGGATAAAAGGAGTAGAAGCGGGCAGCCGCGCTTTTCGGGCGGGAATACGCTCCGGGGACCGGCTGATAAGCATAAACGGCCATGAGATAGGGGATATTTTAGACTACCGTTTCTTTGAGACAGAGCGGGAGCTGGCGCTCATATTGGAGCGGGACGGCAGGGAGTACCGGCTGGAGCTCATAAAGCCCCGGTACGCAGAGCTGGGGCTGGAGTTTGAGAGCTATTTGATGGACCGGGAACGGTCCTGCCGGAATAAGTGCGTGTTCTGCTTCATTGACCAGCTTCCGAAGGGCATGAGGGAGACGCTGTACTTTAAGGACGACGACGACAGACTGAGCTTTCTGTTCGGGAACTATATCACTCTGACGAATATTGACGACCGAGAGGTGGACAGGATTCTGCAAATGCACATCAGCCCCATAAACGTTTCCGTTCACACCATGGACCGGGAGCTTCGGTGCAGGATGATGAACAACCGCTTTGCCGGGGAGTCGCTGCGGCACCTGTACAGGCTGGCCCAGGGGGACATAAAGCTCAACTGCCAGATAGTGCTCTGCCCGGGGCTGAACGACGGCGAGGCGCTGGAGTTCACCTTAAGGGAGCTCTACGGCCTTGGCGGGAGCCTTCAGAGCGTGGCCTGTGTGCCGGTGGGGCTGACGAGATACCGGGAGGGGCTTTACCCTCTTATCCCCTTTGACCGGGAGACGGCGGGCGCCGCACTGGATATTATCGAGGGCTGGGGGGATAAAGGCAAGGCCCAAAGAGGAGCCCGGACCGTGTATGCCTCGGACGAGCTGTATATCCTGGCCGGGCGGGAACTGCCGCCTTTGGAATTCTATGAGGACTTCCCCCAGATAGAGAACGGCGTGGGTATGCTCAGGGACCTGGAGGATAGCTTTATGTGGGCGCTGGAGGAGGCCGGGGAGTTAGAGTTGAGCAGCCCCAGGCACGTGACCATACCTACCGGGGAGTGTGGATATGCTTTTTTGAATAAAATGCTTGACGTGCTGCGGGATAGGTGCCATAATTTATGTATAGACCTGGTGCCTATAACGAATGATTTTTTCGGTGGAACGGTGAACGTCACTGGGCTTTTGACCGGGGGGGACATATGCAAACAGCTTGCCGGGAGAGAGCTGGGGGATCAAGTGCTGATTGCCAACAATATGCTGAGGGCCGGGGAGGACGTGTTCCTGGACGACATGACCCTTTCGGGACTTTCGGAGCGGCTGGGAGTCCCGGCGGTGAGAGTGGGCGGCTCCGGGGAGGAGCTGTTTGCAGCTGTTATGGGCTTTGAGCAAAGCGGCGAGGCCGGGCACGACCCGTATGAGTATAAGAGCTGGGAGGTATAA